The stretch of DNA gggtAATCTCTTAccaggtgcagcacctccacctacgATGGCTCCCAGCCGAGTGGGAGTTgtccctcacaggacaataatatagtactactcacacagcatgtaaaagaaacagtagctttactagcggtaaccataaccatgcatataTCATCTCTATAAATGTAACTCTTCAATGAGACACAATAactaacgcgtctcgcaggacgcgacccttcaccatgttcccacaccgtgtccaacacCCCACACCATAAACCCCCAaggtgaatgtatgtgtgtgactgcgcagccactaatatggacaatgttatagttggtgcactggtGTTCCTGGAGAGGTCTGGacccaaacctctggaatgcagctgtgacagtctctgtgtcccTAGTTCCACACACTAacgtgacaggttcctattctagggcctctCCCATATTACCTAGACTTGACTGGGGACTCAGGtcctatctgggcctggggtatgcgggcctagtgtagaggctacttgcctctctacacactgagctcctacttcttccccttcccggtcttctctGACTAGCGTTCTCCCTTCGCAACCTCCTacctcttcctgcagagttcttCTTCAAACAACCTTTTAACATAATTTAGTAATTAAATGTGGGGAATATTATAGTTATAGCTACTGGCTGAACTAACACAAGTTAGGAGacagtggtgggtgggtgaaaggtaGTGGATAAATCCAGAAATCTGCCATTACTATCAGTTGGCAGGTATATTATAGAGCATATTATTAGTTATTTgaaatataatattatttttagGCTGATAGTTCTTTACCTTCAAATGTTAATCTAGTGATGTAAAATATTGTTAGGAAAATAACTTATGCTATAGTCATTTTCCAAGTTTTAAtactttttgtttctataacCATTGTGACCAAAATGGTATACTCATTGGGATGTTTTCATAATAATAGCTTTTTACAATTGTCAATGCAATGGTTAAATTGTAGCTCAACTTCTAAGATGGGACATATGGACTAACATGATACAACTGAAACTATATATTGGTTATACGTTAATTCTAGCTATTTTGACAAAACCCCAATTGAAAGTGTGTTTGTCTTTAGTTTGAGTCAACTGATTTCACAGTTTTGATTCAATGATATACTTTGTAGATAAACATAAGGGATTTGCTAGGGATTTACCAAAGTAGAAAATGATTGCCATAGGAAGTGGTGTTAAACACTTAACGGTATAGACAACCTCTATGGTTAATATATTGCAGCAAATTCAGAAAAATATTTTAAAGTGATAACAATTTACATGCAATAAAACAAGTGTGCTTACTTAACATTAAAGTGCAAAAAATGCTTTAAAAACATGTAGAATTTGTCTGACTTGTAAAcagaaaaaaatgtatacagtTAAATAATCATTCTAAACGGGTCGCCTGTTGCcaggggaaaaatatatatatatatatatagatgtaatcATTTTTTTTCTGCTTTGATATAGTATCACAATGCACTGTACTGTGTTTCCACTGAATCTTATGGAATCTTTAATATTCTTAGTTATACTAGTATATGTTGACTTAATTATGGATTATATCTGTCTTTTGAAAAACTCCAATCAAACTTTTAAAAAGTGTAATCTTATGTGCATGTTTCccttttgcaaatgtattttctcAAACATATATTAAATGTCTTTCTGCAGGTCAGGCCATCCATTAGGAAGCCATGTTTGGATTTTAATAGCCATGTTTCAACTAGCCATGGATTTTATTACTTGTGAATCTGAATCCCCGGGCAGAGGGTACAAATATCTACAGAGACCTTCACTACAACATAGATTACATCACGCTGCTTTGTGGAGCCAAAAAGATAAACAGAAGCTGAGAAATCTAAACCATTTTTGGAATCAGTTTACAAATTATGAACAACATCCTGTTTTGCAAGTGgatccacaacatttaaatatatatcataAAGACCACATAAACAGCCTTTTTTCTAGAAATGTGCAATTGAAGCACTCCAACAGAGCAAAATCAATTCCTTTAACAAAAGAATTAAACACACTCAAAATTGCTAATCTGAAAAGGGGTAAAAGACAGCTCCAAAGAAGAagctgggataacctgaaaacttTTTTGGACAGTGAAAGTCAGTCCACAACAGTTTCTGAATTCATTTTATGGGGACCAACAGGGGATGATGACTTTTTAGAGTCTAGCACATTCCCTGTGATTCATGAGACCACAAGAACCTCCACTTTTCAAGGTAGAACAAATTTGATGGAAACAGCTACTATCACCACCACTTCCACAACAACACAGGCTGAAGGTGTCACATCATCACAAAACCCAGGGATTAATACACACAAGAATAATGCTGGTAGGATTAGCACAACTGAACCATATCCAGGCCAAAGCAATGGGAAGGCTGCAAGACCACCAAGGATACCCAATGAAACTTCaggtacagtatttttttttctttcaattaaTTGTCAACTCTTCAACTATATGTATGTTTAGCAGAACATCATTTCAAACTTAAGTTTATAAAGTGGTACTGTATGGATGTTGGActgtcaaaatatatatattgtttggtTGTATCTGTTGTAATACTTCACTAAAATATTGACTTCCAATATTCAGTGGAGTATTCAACATGTGTTACCTTATTTATATTGTAGAAATATATATGTGCAGATTACAGTAATGAATGTAGATACAGCCTGTTCATAATGATGTCACAAAGCAAAGAAAATATGCACTACACTCTTTTCTTCTTATGGCTAGTGAGAAAGTAATGATACACAGAGACAAAGCCCTTGTTCAGAAAGCTATGAAAGCACTGATTCAGCGCTATTgcatggaaagccccattgacttcaattttGCTTTGCATGCAATAATGCCAAATTGGCACTAACATACAGTTTACTAAATAAGGGCCACAAAATTTGATTATATGTGCATGTAACTCCTTGTTAACTCCTCTACTGATACTCACAAAACTGAAGCAAAGTACTTTAATACGTTGATGCTGCGACAAAAAATGAAAATGCGTAATACATGCTATCAAATTGTTCCAAAGTTGTATTATTAAATTCCACAACAGACTCCTTAAGTAGTGAAGTTATTCATGTTTCATAGTGACTGTAAATTAGTCTAAATAATTGAATTTTCTAATGTATAAATGCACTGTGTTTCAAGTGCAGTCCATACAAACATGGTTAAACTTGGTATTCTCCTTATAAATCACATTCAACAAAAAGGGTCACTACAGTCACTATATTAGGAGGTGCTAGTATGGGGATTGGATTACTGAATTCGATAGACACTGAATTTCTCAGAAACAAATGAAGTAAAATAGTAGATCACGCCGCAGAGGGATTCACAGTACAAGAAGCTATAGATGGTTGGACTACATGGTTACAGCAAAGTATTGTCAACTTTTCTATAGACATTAAGGCTATAATGCATTTTTAAATTGGGAAAGCATGTTTCTTGGGCTTTGCTATGTACCCAAGTACAAACAAAATTATCCTCCCTATGAGACAGAGTTAAAGTGTGTTTCCACCTAACAAAGAAACAAATTGTGACTTGCACGGATTCAATAAGAAGGTATGTGGCATTTCTATATCAAGGAATATGTTGCACAAATCATTCAGTTCATACACTAAATCATTAGTGTATGCCCGGATTAAATTCATTTCAAATTGCCACAGATTCACAATGTATCTTTTGACATACCATGGTATGGGTTCATTCCAGATCTAGATCAACCGCGCAAGGCttctgtaaattcccttaccttgactcagacggCTGCGGCCGAATCGTCGTCATGgaaacgtggcatcaaatgacgccctgGGGTCACATGGCGTGGTGTTACATGaaccgcagcatcatttgactgcgtcgccatggcaacgtgaagtcaaatgacgccgtggcgtcatttgacacttgagacaaggtaaggggggggcgcaagcagtggaggagagcagggaTGGTGGTGCAGaacaaaaagtttgcgcccctTGCACtagtgtgttaaaaaaaaattatattgccAATAATAGCTTTATTAGTAGAAACATTAGTAATGTTTGCTATTTAATTGTATTTGCATTGTAAGTTGTAGTCGTTTCTTGGAACTAACAGATGTTTTATTGCTGAGGCCCCTGAGTCCTGGGAAAAACTTGAGAAGCACTGAGAGGATTTGTAGATGGATTTGTAAgtatcaaaaaaatatatatatatacagtatatacagtatatatatatattatacatctaTACTTGTAgatatattttttgtggtttaAAATTCAGTCTCTCTGAAGGCACCGTTTTAGGGTTAATTGAATACATTCAGATAGGATTCTGTAAAAAAAAGCTGAGAATGTGCAATAGTTTTATGgaatgcaaaagaaaaaaaattgatagAGAAGGAACAATATGTGGCACAAGCAGGAGGATCCCAGATCAAGATAAATATGGGTCCAGTGCCAGATGGCAGATAAACGACATTCAATGATGAATATATGTATTCTTCTTAGTACTGCTTGGTAGAAACAGCTACATACATTATAGTTAAAGTGTTATGTATATAGATGTTGCCTAGACTGCTACAGTGTGTGTCAGAACGAACGATACCATCGGAGGCAACAAACACCATATGTTCTCATAATTTGTATGCCTGTTTTTGCCTGTTACCTGTATATCTGaagctttttattatttttgcctcTACTAATAAAGATTTGTTTATTGCTAAACTGCTACTGTAGGATATCTCTGTCTGGTGCTTACTTTCCACTGAAATTATATGCAAggatctacagtatatacaaataaaagaaaTCATCTTCTTGTTGCACCATCATTTATTTTCAGATATACTTTGGGTGGCTTTATAGATAAGTATAACAGACTTTGAGTCAAAACAATGAATAACATTTATGTGAATTTCAGAAATTACTACTTTATTTTTGTAATCTCCACCATGTACAAAATTTAGCATTTAACAAGAtcatgtaacatactgtacagctgTATTGTGATTTAAGCATGCATATGCAGGAATAACTGAATCAAACTATATAGTACAATATTAATAGTAAATATATGTACTTTAGGAGGGTCAGAAAATTGGTACTTCCCAAAAAACTGAAACGTTTGCTCAAAACTGATATTTGAAAATGGGGAATTACAGGTATGATGAAAGCTGATGGGTTTCAGGAAAAGGAGtagagtgagagagaacaagACAGATACACAAACATATTTCTAATTAACACCCTCCATAGATAAAATAAAGTAGAAAAGTAGGAACCGGTAGACATCCTCTGTCAGGTGGAATATAGTAGAAAGGACATTTCTTCTGGAAACTGGAGTGaaagatcttttttttttaaattcaaataGATCCAATAAAGTAAACAGGGATGAGTGTGTATCAGCACATGTAAAagaaaatgtttaaaaacagAATTTCAGCATATTTTGCATTCAGGTCTATTTAGTGTATTTTAGTTTAGATTAGAAATTCCTACATTATGAATAGTTTAGAGAATTAGATTCCTAAATTATTGAAGGATCTCTCACCCAGAAACAacctttttagttttttttaaattctatagAAATAATATTTTTACCAGTTGTCAATTGTCAAAGTGCTTTACTGTATTTAGTGCACCGATGTAACCAATGTTATTGTTCCTGTTATCGTGCGGTACGGCACTAAAGCCCAGATACATCAAATATAATTAAATGTGAGTTAATATCATGTTCAATTAAACCAAAAATCTGCGCAAAAATCAGTAGGCATATATCAATATTTGTAAAGTTGAAGAAAAATGTGCTATGTGCCACGGGAAATTGCGTTATATGTAGCGATAAATATTGAATTGATGTTAAAAGGGCTCAAAAGTAATGAAATGGGGCTAAAAGGGCAGCAAAATATTGCGGGACTCTCAtgtcaaaacatataaaaacctaTGCTTTCCTCACACATGCTGGCAGAGCTGTTAGGAGGGAATAATTACACATTAGGCCATAAAAAGGTGGATGTATTTGAAATATTTTGTGTGATGCTTGTGTGTGGGAGCGGAGGAGTGTGGGAAGTCAAGAGCAGACGAATGGAGAGGGGGTAAGTGGGGATGAGCCAAGGAGTGTTGATGAGCggaggagtggtggggaggatATTAGAAGGGCTGATACAGATGTCAGGCCAGGAACATGTGAAAGGAGGAGCAGTCAGGGAGATAGGGAGCAGCAACAAAGCACACAGGAAACTAATGTCCACTCTCCTCCAACTGAACATGCAACTTAGGCttgggtcccgctgcatccggtGGTGCGTGC from Ascaphus truei isolate aAscTru1 chromosome 6, aAscTru1.hap1, whole genome shotgun sequence encodes:
- the AJAP1 gene encoding adherens junction-associated protein 1 isoform X1 — translated: MWIKQLLGIRSGHPLGSHVWILIAMFQLAMDFITCESESPGRGYKYLQRPSLQHRLHHAALWSQKDKQKLRNLNHFWNQFTNYEQHPVLQVDPQHLNIYHKDHINSLFSRNVQLKHSNRAKSIPLTKELNTLKIANLKRGKRQLQRRSWDNLKTFLDSESQSTTVSEFILWGPTGDDDFLESSTFPVIHETTRTSTFQGRTNLMETATITTTSTTTQAEGVTSSQNPGINTHKNNAGRISTTEPYPGQSNGKAARPPRIPNETSGLAVHQIITITVSLIMVIAALITTLVLKNCCAQSGNARRNSHQRKINQQEESCQNLTDFTPARVPSNMDIFTAYNETLQCSHECVRTPVPVYTDEALHQTGAYKTTFNGNRPSSSDRHLIPVAFVSEKWFEISC
- the AJAP1 gene encoding adherens junction-associated protein 1 isoform X5; protein product: MWIKQLLGIRSGHPLGSHVWILIAMFQLAMDFITCESESPGRGYKYLQRPSLQHRLHHAALWSQKDKQKLRNLNHFWNQFTNYEQHPVLQVDPQHLNIYHKDHINSLFSRNVQLKHSNRAKSIPLTKELNTLKIANLKRGKRQLQRRSWDNLKTFLDSESQSTTVSEFILWGPTGDDDFLESSTFPVIHETTRTSTFQGRTNLMETATITTTSTTTQAEGVTSSQNPGINTHKNNAGRISTTEPYPGQSNGKAARPPRIPNETSGLAVHQIITITVSLIMVIAALITTLVLKNCCAQSGNARRNSHQRKINQQEESCQNLTDFTPARVPSNMDIFTAYNETLQCSHECVRTPVPVYTDEALHQTGAYKTTFNGNRIPLVNL
- the AJAP1 gene encoding adherens junction-associated protein 1 isoform X4: MWIKQLLGIRSGHPLGSHVWILIAMFQLAMDFITCESESPGRGYKYLQRPSLQHRLHHAALWSQKDKQKLRNLNHFWNQFTNYEQHPVLQVDPQHLNIYHKDHINSLFSRNVQLKHSNRAKSIPLTKELNTLKIANLKRGKRQLQRRSWDNLKTFLDSESQSTTVSEFILWGPTGDDDFLESSTFPVIHETTRTSTFQGRTNLMETATITTTSTTTQAEGVTSSQNPGINTHKNNAGRISTTEPYPGQSNGKAARPPRIPNETSGLAVHQIITITVSLIMVIAALITTLVLKNCCAQSGNARRNSHQRKINQQEESCQNLTDFTPARVPSNMDIFTAYNETLQCSHECVRTPVPVYTDEALHQTGAYKTTFNGNSIGIGVHQS
- the AJAP1 gene encoding adherens junction-associated protein 1 isoform X6, whose amino-acid sequence is MWIKQLLGIRSGHPLGSHVWILIAMFQLAMDFITCESESPGRGYKYLQRPSLQHRLHHAALWSQKDKQKLRNLNHFWNQFTNYEQHPVLQVDPQHLNIYHKDHINSLFSRNVQLKHSNRAKSIPLTKELNTLKIANLKRGKRQLQRRSWDNLKTFLDSESQSTTVSEFILWGPTGDDDFLESSTFPVIHETTRTSTFQGRTNLMETATITTTSTTTQAEGVTSSQNPGINTHKNNAGRISTTEPYPGQSNGKAARPPRIPNETSGLAVHQIITITVSLIMVIAALITTLVLKNCCAQSGNARRNSHQRKINQQEESCQNLTDFTPARVPSNMDIFTAYNETLQCSHECVRTPVPVYTDEALHQTGAYKTTFNGNR
- the AJAP1 gene encoding adherens junction-associated protein 1 isoform X3, yielding MWIKQLLGIRSGHPLGSHVWILIAMFQLAMDFITCESESPGRGYKYLQRPSLQHRLHHAALWSQKDKQKLRNLNHFWNQFTNYEQHPVLQVDPQHLNIYHKDHINSLFSRNVQLKHSNRAKSIPLTKELNTLKIANLKRGKRQLQRRSWDNLKTFLDSESQSTTVSEFILWGPTGDDDFLESSTFPVIHETTRTSTFQGRTNLMETATITTTSTTTQAEGVTSSQNPGINTHKNNAGRISTTEPYPGQSNGKAARPPRIPNETSGLAVHQIITITVSLIMVIAALITTLVLKNCCAQSGNARRNSHQRKINQQEESCQNLTDFTPARVPSNMDIFTAYNETLQCSHECVRTPVPVYTDEALHQTGAYKTTFNGNRTIHSDDSHI
- the AJAP1 gene encoding adherens junction-associated protein 1 isoform X2; amino-acid sequence: MFYISLSGHPLGSHVWILIAMFQLAMDFITCESESPGRGYKYLQRPSLQHRLHHAALWSQKDKQKLRNLNHFWNQFTNYEQHPVLQVDPQHLNIYHKDHINSLFSRNVQLKHSNRAKSIPLTKELNTLKIANLKRGKRQLQRRSWDNLKTFLDSESQSTTVSEFILWGPTGDDDFLESSTFPVIHETTRTSTFQGRTNLMETATITTTSTTTQAEGVTSSQNPGINTHKNNAGRISTTEPYPGQSNGKAARPPRIPNETSGLAVHQIITITVSLIMVIAALITTLVLKNCCAQSGNARRNSHQRKINQQEESCQNLTDFTPARVPSNMDIFTAYNETLQCSHECVRTPVPVYTDEALHQTGAYKTTFNGNRPSSSDRHLIPVAFVSEKWFEISC